In Archangium violaceum, the following are encoded in one genomic region:
- a CDS encoding ROK family protein, whose amino-acid sequence MTALWGGIEAGGTKFVCAVGTGPDDIRAEVRIPTTTPEATVGQALAFFQAQTRERGPLAAIGIASFGPVDLHPDSPTYGFITSTPKPGWRNADVAGPFRRALNVPVGFDTDVNGAALGENRWGAARGLDTFVYLTIGTGIGGGGLINGRLMRGLLHPEMGHFRLPHDLQADPFPGGCPFHGDCFEGLASGPALEKRWGQRAETLPAEHPAWALEAHYIALALMNYICTLSPQRLIVGGGVMAQRHLFPLVRSEVVRLLNGYIQSPAILEHIDAYIVPPGLGDRAGVLGALALAREAR is encoded by the coding sequence GTGACGGCACTGTGGGGTGGCATCGAAGCGGGAGGGACGAAGTTCGTGTGCGCGGTGGGGACGGGACCGGACGACATCCGGGCCGAGGTGCGCATCCCCACCACGACGCCCGAGGCGACGGTCGGTCAGGCCCTGGCGTTCTTCCAGGCGCAGACGCGCGAGCGGGGCCCCCTGGCCGCCATCGGCATCGCGTCCTTCGGTCCGGTGGACCTCCACCCGGACTCACCGACGTACGGCTTCATCACCTCCACGCCCAAGCCGGGCTGGAGGAACGCGGACGTGGCCGGACCGTTCCGGCGCGCCCTGAACGTCCCGGTCGGCTTCGACACCGACGTGAATGGCGCGGCGCTCGGAGAGAACCGCTGGGGCGCGGCCCGGGGGCTCGACACGTTCGTCTACCTGACGATCGGCACCGGCATCGGCGGGGGCGGGCTGATCAACGGCCGGTTGATGCGCGGCCTCCTCCATCCGGAGATGGGCCACTTCCGCCTGCCTCACGACCTCCAGGCGGATCCCTTCCCCGGGGGCTGTCCCTTCCACGGCGACTGCTTCGAGGGGCTGGCGTCCGGCCCGGCCCTGGAGAAGCGCTGGGGCCAGCGCGCGGAGACCCTGCCGGCCGAGCATCCCGCCTGGGCGCTCGAGGCGCACTACATCGCGCTCGCCCTGATGAACTACATCTGCACGCTCTCGCCCCAGCGCCTCATCGTCGGCGGAGGGGTGATGGCGCAGCGGCACCTCTTCCCACTGGTGCGCTCCGAGGTGGTGCGACTGCTCAACGGCTACATCCAGTCGCCCGCCATCCTCGAGCACATCGACGCGTACATCGTCCCGCCCGGCTTGGGAGATCGCGCCGGGGTGCTGGGCGCCCTCGCCCTGGCCCGCGAGGCCAGGTAG
- a CDS encoding GAF domain-containing sensor histidine kinase, which translates to MARSIESDVEAISRLEAVPTILRVVTETTGLRFSLVARVTRDTWTACAVHDEIAFGLKPGDSLEVATTLCSEVRDSLTPIIINHASQDPHYRDHRTPKMYRFESYIAVPIFLKNGAYFGNVCALDPLPAKLTEPRILAMMKLFADLIAHQLDAEERQSATREQLLSEQQTAELREQFIAVLGHDLRNPLSSVTLGADTLLRAQLSEREHKVVRRIRESSRRMSRLVDDVMDFARAKLGGGISLSMSPVDDLAVSLRHIVSELESAHPERTIRFVADECMGVLCDCERVGQLLSNLVANALEHGEPGEPVDVWLRRTEDGVVLTVTNRGTPIPPEMVPLLFRPYRRGPAGHPRTGLGLGLYIVSEIARAHGGTIDVSSSREQGTAFTFTLKSSARSEHAPRKLNAL; encoded by the coding sequence ATGGCCCGCTCCATCGAATCCGACGTCGAGGCGATCTCCCGGTTGGAGGCCGTCCCCACCATCCTGCGGGTCGTGACGGAGACGACGGGCCTTCGCTTCTCGCTCGTCGCGCGCGTCACCCGGGACACCTGGACCGCGTGCGCGGTGCACGATGAGATCGCCTTTGGCTTGAAGCCCGGCGACAGCCTCGAGGTCGCGACCACGCTGTGCAGCGAGGTTCGCGACTCCCTCACCCCCATCATCATCAACCACGCCAGCCAGGATCCTCATTACCGCGACCATCGGACTCCCAAGATGTACCGCTTCGAGAGCTACATCGCGGTGCCCATCTTCCTGAAGAACGGGGCGTACTTCGGGAACGTCTGTGCGCTCGATCCGCTGCCCGCGAAGCTCACGGAACCGAGAATCCTGGCGATGATGAAGCTCTTCGCGGACCTCATCGCCCACCAGCTCGACGCGGAGGAACGCCAGAGCGCGACGCGCGAGCAGCTGCTGAGCGAGCAGCAGACCGCGGAGCTGCGCGAACAGTTCATCGCCGTGCTCGGCCATGACCTGCGCAATCCGCTCTCCTCCGTGACCCTGGGCGCGGACACGCTGCTGCGCGCTCAGCTCTCCGAGCGGGAGCACAAGGTCGTCCGGCGGATCCGCGAGAGCAGCCGGCGCATGTCGAGGCTCGTCGACGACGTGATGGACTTCGCCCGGGCGAAGCTGGGAGGTGGAATCAGCCTCTCGATGTCACCCGTGGACGACCTGGCGGTCTCGCTCCGGCACATCGTCTCCGAGCTGGAGAGCGCGCACCCCGAACGCACCATCCGGTTCGTCGCCGACGAGTGCATGGGAGTCCTCTGCGACTGTGAGCGCGTGGGCCAGCTGCTGTCGAACCTGGTGGCGAACGCGCTCGAGCACGGCGAGCCCGGCGAGCCCGTGGACGTCTGGCTGCGGCGCACGGAGGACGGCGTGGTGCTGACGGTCACCAACCGCGGCACGCCCATCCCTCCCGAGATGGTTCCGTTGCTCTTCCGCCCCTACCGGCGGGGGCCCGCCGGCCATCCGCGCACCGGCCTGGGGCTCGGGCTGTACATCGTGTCGGAGATCGCCCGAGCCCATGGCGGGACGATCGACGTGTCCTCATCGAGGGAGCAGGGGACGGCCTTCACGTTCACCCTGAAGTCGAGCGCGCGGAGCGAACACGCGCCGCGCAAGCTCAACGCCCTCTGA
- a CDS encoding MASE1 domain-containing protein: MPDTKHILQRWHPLARVGLFALVYFASTRLGMSIVPPDEHVSALWPSSGVALAALLLSRFRSWPALLLVAIIVEPFAYTPGRLPHLSSFVLSTGNLLEALLGAFLLRRYVGIRPTLERVRDVLALLGAALLTTLLSASWNVPLLASLGKIPWSAWKSQWWVFFVGDSMGVLLVTPALLTWATRGLDGWSRARQAELVALLLLLGLTVQLVFSWAPFDSSDYHPVTYLAFPFILWAALRFEARGTTAALAILAGLSLLHTLAGNGPFSPALVSPHSTTRSVVFLQTFLAAMGVSGLLLAAALRERRAAQEKATHLNRELHLSLEELAHAQRALVHRERMAALGELSASVAHEVRNPLAAISNSVAALTRMATPEENSTAWELLGVMSEEIARLDHLVTGLLDFARPVEPRLFPQALDSVVEGALESSLRSEPGARQVRVTRALDPQLPQTLLDPQLLHLALSNLFTNALQAMPQGGELRVELGREQCGGRTMASLTITDTGPGIPPEVMARMFEPFYTTKAAGTGLGLAIVRRIVDAHHGCLEVRSSVGQGTTFIVHLPLGEAPGTASAA; the protein is encoded by the coding sequence CCTCCAGTGGCGTGGCGCTCGCCGCCCTCCTGCTGTCGCGCTTCCGCTCCTGGCCCGCGCTCCTGCTGGTGGCCATCATCGTGGAGCCCTTCGCCTATACGCCGGGGCGCCTGCCCCACCTCTCCTCCTTCGTCCTCTCCACCGGCAACCTCCTGGAGGCGCTCCTCGGGGCCTTCCTCCTGCGCCGCTACGTCGGCATCCGCCCCACCCTGGAGCGGGTGCGGGACGTGCTCGCGCTGCTGGGAGCCGCCCTGCTGACCACCCTGCTCAGCGCCTCCTGGAACGTCCCCCTGCTGGCGTCGCTGGGGAAGATTCCCTGGTCGGCCTGGAAGAGTCAGTGGTGGGTCTTCTTCGTCGGCGATTCCATGGGCGTGCTGCTGGTGACACCCGCGCTGCTCACCTGGGCCACGCGCGGACTCGACGGCTGGAGCCGCGCGCGCCAGGCGGAGCTGGTGGCGCTGCTGCTGCTGCTGGGCCTCACCGTGCAGCTCGTCTTCTCCTGGGCCCCCTTCGACTCCAGCGACTACCACCCCGTCACCTACCTCGCCTTCCCCTTCATCCTCTGGGCCGCCCTTCGCTTCGAGGCCCGGGGCACCACGGCCGCCCTCGCCATCCTCGCCGGCCTGTCCCTCCTGCATACCCTCGCCGGCAACGGGCCCTTCTCCCCGGCGCTCGTGTCGCCCCACTCCACCACCCGCAGCGTCGTCTTCCTCCAGACCTTCCTGGCCGCCATGGGCGTCTCGGGGCTGCTGCTCGCCGCCGCCCTGCGCGAGCGCCGCGCCGCCCAGGAGAAGGCCACCCACCTCAACCGCGAGCTCCACCTGTCCCTGGAGGAGCTGGCCCACGCCCAGCGGGCCCTCGTGCACCGCGAGCGCATGGCCGCCCTCGGCGAGCTGTCCGCCAGCGTCGCCCACGAGGTGCGCAACCCCCTGGCCGCCATCTCCAACTCCGTCGCCGCCCTCACCCGCATGGCCACCCCCGAGGAGAACAGCACCGCCTGGGAGCTGCTCGGCGTCATGAGCGAGGAGATCGCCCGGCTGGACCACCTCGTCACCGGCCTGCTGGATTTCGCCCGTCCCGTCGAGCCCCGCCTCTTCCCCCAGGCACTCGACTCGGTCGTGGAAGGCGCTCTGGAGTCCTCGCTGCGCTCGGAGCCCGGCGCCAGACAGGTGCGGGTGACACGCGCGCTGGACCCGCAGCTGCCCCAGACGCTCCTGGACCCGCAGCTGCTTCACCTCGCCCTCAGCAACCTCTTCACCAACGCCCTGCAGGCCATGCCCCAGGGCGGCGAGCTGCGCGTGGAGCTGGGCCGCGAACAGTGCGGCGGCCGCACCATGGCCTCGCTCACCATCACCGACACGGGCCCGGGCATCCCCCCCGAGGTCATGGCCCGCATGTTCGAGCCCTTCTACACCACCAAGGCCGCCGGCACCGGCCTCGGCCTCGCCATCGTGCGCCGCATCGTCGACGCGCACCACGGCTGCCTCGAGGTGCGCAGCTCCGTGGGCCAGGGGACGACCTTCATCGTCCACCTGCCCCTCGGTGAGGCGCCGGGAACCGCTTCGGCCGCCTGA
- the tkt gene encoding transketolase encodes MIHDPTDWLCINTIRTLSMDAVEQAHSGHPGAPMALAPVAYQLWQQELRYDPTSPVWPNRDRFVLSNGHASMLLYSLLHLTGVRRVTSTYSVEDEVAVSLDDIKKFRQLDSSTPGHPEYRWTSGVETTTGPLGQGVSNSVGMAMASRWLAGYFNRPGFELFDYDVWAICGDGDLMEGVASEAASLAGHLKLPNLCWVYDSNHISIDGSTELAFTEDVGKRFEAYGWRVLHVADANDLDALSQAFRTFKQDRGLPTLIIVRSQIGYGAPKKQGSASAHGEPLGEEELKGAKRKYGWPEDARFLVPDGVRERFSQRVGERGKRLRSEWEAKFAEYQKQFPELADHLQRMQRRELPAGWDKELPTFPADAKGAATRETSGKVLNALAKNYPWLVGGSADLNPSTKTYLSFSGAMKPGDHAGRNIHFGVREHAMGSIVNGMALCKVRPYSATFLIFSDYERPAIRLSAIMEVPSIHIFTHDSIGLGEDGPTHQPVEHLASLRAIPGVIVLRPADANEVTEAWRVIAPLRHEPVVLVLTRQAVPTLDRTKYAPASGLAKGAYVLVDSQGTPDVILIGTGSEVSLCLQAREQLEGQGVKTRVVSMPSWELFERQDEAYREQVLPSSVRARVAVEKAATFGWERWVGLRGAVVGMRSFGASAPLKALQQKFGFTVDNVVKVAHEVMEQAKK; translated from the coding sequence ATGATCCATGATCCGACCGACTGGCTTTGCATCAACACCATCCGCACCCTCTCCATGGACGCGGTGGAACAGGCCCACTCGGGCCACCCGGGCGCGCCCATGGCGCTCGCCCCCGTCGCCTACCAGCTCTGGCAGCAGGAGCTGCGCTACGACCCCACCAGCCCCGTCTGGCCCAACCGCGACCGCTTCGTGCTCTCCAACGGGCACGCCTCCATGCTGCTCTACTCCCTGCTCCACCTGACCGGCGTGCGCCGCGTCACCTCGACCTACTCCGTCGAGGACGAGGTGGCCGTGTCCCTGGACGACATCAAGAAGTTCCGCCAGCTGGACAGCTCCACCCCCGGTCACCCCGAGTACCGCTGGACCAGCGGCGTGGAGACCACCACCGGCCCCCTCGGCCAGGGCGTCTCCAACTCCGTCGGCATGGCCATGGCCTCCCGCTGGCTCGCCGGCTACTTCAACCGCCCCGGCTTCGAGCTCTTCGACTACGACGTCTGGGCCATCTGCGGTGACGGCGACCTGATGGAGGGCGTGGCCAGCGAGGCCGCCTCCCTCGCCGGCCACCTCAAGCTGCCCAACCTCTGCTGGGTCTACGACAGCAACCACATCAGCATCGACGGCAGCACCGAGCTGGCCTTCACCGAGGACGTGGGCAAGCGCTTCGAGGCCTACGGCTGGCGGGTGCTCCACGTGGCCGACGCCAACGACCTGGACGCGCTCTCCCAGGCCTTCCGCACCTTCAAGCAGGACCGGGGCCTTCCCACCCTCATCATCGTGCGCAGCCAGATTGGCTACGGCGCCCCCAAGAAGCAGGGCAGCGCCAGCGCCCATGGCGAGCCGCTGGGGGAGGAGGAGCTCAAGGGCGCCAAGCGCAAGTACGGCTGGCCCGAGGACGCCAGGTTCCTCGTGCCCGACGGCGTGCGCGAGCGCTTCTCCCAGCGCGTGGGCGAGCGCGGCAAGCGTCTGCGCTCCGAGTGGGAGGCGAAGTTCGCCGAGTACCAGAAGCAGTTCCCCGAGCTGGCGGACCACCTGCAGCGGATGCAGCGGCGCGAGCTGCCCGCGGGCTGGGACAAGGAGCTGCCCACGTTCCCCGCGGACGCCAAGGGCGCGGCCACGCGCGAGACGAGCGGCAAGGTGCTCAACGCGCTGGCGAAGAACTACCCCTGGCTGGTGGGTGGCTCGGCGGACCTCAACCCGTCCACCAAGACGTACCTGTCCTTTTCCGGGGCGATGAAGCCGGGGGACCACGCCGGGCGCAACATCCACTTCGGTGTGCGCGAGCACGCCATGGGCTCCATCGTCAACGGCATGGCGCTGTGCAAGGTGCGCCCCTACAGCGCCACCTTCCTCATCTTCAGCGACTACGAGCGGCCCGCCATCCGTCTGTCGGCCATCATGGAGGTGCCGAGCATCCACATCTTCACCCATGACTCCATCGGTCTGGGCGAGGACGGCCCCACGCACCAGCCGGTGGAGCACCTGGCCAGTCTGCGCGCCATTCCCGGCGTCATCGTGCTGCGTCCGGCGGACGCCAACGAGGTGACGGAGGCCTGGCGGGTCATCGCCCCGCTGCGGCACGAGCCGGTGGTGCTGGTGCTGACGCGGCAGGCGGTGCCGACGCTGGACCGGACGAAGTACGCGCCGGCCTCGGGGCTGGCCAAGGGCGCCTACGTGCTGGTGGACAGCCAGGGCACGCCCGACGTCATCCTCATCGGCACGGGCAGCGAGGTGTCGCTGTGCCTGCAAGCCCGTGAGCAGCTCGAGGGCCAGGGCGTGAAGACGCGCGTGGTGAGCATGCCCTCGTGGGAGCTGTTCGAGCGGCAGGACGAGGCCTACCGCGAGCAGGTGCTCCCGTCGTCGGTGCGGGCGAGGGTGGCGGTGGAGAAGGCGGCGACGTTCGGCTGGGAGCGCTGGGTGGGGCTGCGCGGCGCGGTGGTGGGCATGCGCAGCTTCGGCGCGTCCGCGCCCCTCAAGGCCCTGCAGCAGAAGTTCGGCTTCACCGTGGACAACGTGGTGAAGGTGGCCCACGAGGTGATGGAGCAGGCGAAGAAGTAG
- a CDS encoding GNAT family N-acetyltransferase, with amino-acid sequence MTPDFRLVPALPEHVDVWMAMRDEPVSRALMPLEPATRESLLERLRSSTSDLSDPKATSFRWMVELDGRIIGTVAARELSRFQGRVEIGYMLSSAYHGRGIGTRAVARVLERLFEWPFLHRVWLTTAADNLASQGVARKLGFKLEGVMREHYLIDGKRKDQQVWGLLRSEWEQASSRRVM; translated from the coding sequence ATGACACCCGATTTCCGCCTGGTCCCCGCCCTGCCCGAGCACGTGGACGTGTGGATGGCCATGCGAGATGAGCCCGTCTCGCGTGCCCTGATGCCGCTGGAGCCCGCCACGCGCGAGTCGCTGCTCGAGCGCCTCCGCTCGTCGACCAGCGACCTGTCCGACCCGAAGGCCACGAGCTTCCGGTGGATGGTGGAGCTCGACGGACGCATCATCGGCACGGTGGCCGCGCGGGAGCTGTCGCGCTTCCAGGGGCGGGTGGAGATCGGCTACATGCTCTCGAGCGCGTACCACGGCCGGGGCATCGGCACGCGGGCGGTGGCCAGGGTGCTGGAGCGCCTCTTCGAGTGGCCCTTCCTCCACCGCGTCTGGCTCACCACGGCGGCGGACAACCTCGCCTCGCAGGGCGTGGCGCGGAAGCTGGGTTTCAAACTGGAGGGCGTGATGCGCGAGCACTACCTCATTGACGGCAAGCGCAAGGACCAGCAGGTGTGGGGATTGCTGCGTTCGGAGTGGGAACAGGCCTCGAGCAGGAGGGTGATGTGA
- a CDS encoding ABC transporter substrate-binding protein: MRSTSRIRTVGVLAALMFLAPACKRDSTEAKGPEAPPAGGAASGVKIALLLPESKTARYETHDRPHFERKVKELCANCEILYSNADQDASKQQNQAEAALTNGAKVLVLDPVDSASAAAIVTRARQSKVPVLSYERLILNADVDYYISFDNEKVGKLQAQALLDKLKADGKGSGSIVIINGSPTDNNAKLFKAGAHSVLDGSGLQVGAEYDTPDWSPDKAQQQMEQAITSLGKDKIVGVYAANDGTAGGAIAAMKAAGVSPLPPVTGQDAELAAIQRILSGEQFMTVYKAIKAEGEIAAEVAVALARGNPLPPGRVNGKVNNGAKDVPSILLPAQVVTKDNVKSTVVADGFWTTAQICEGSYASACASAQLTP; this comes from the coding sequence ATGCGTTCGACGTCTCGGATTCGCACCGTGGGTGTGCTCGCCGCGCTGATGTTCCTCGCGCCGGCCTGCAAGCGTGACAGCACGGAGGCCAAGGGCCCCGAGGCCCCCCCGGCGGGTGGAGCCGCCTCGGGCGTGAAGATCGCCCTGCTGCTGCCGGAGTCGAAGACCGCCCGCTACGAGACCCATGACCGTCCGCACTTCGAGCGCAAGGTGAAGGAGCTGTGCGCGAACTGTGAGATTCTCTACAGCAACGCGGACCAGGACGCCTCCAAGCAGCAGAACCAGGCCGAGGCGGCGCTGACCAACGGGGCCAAGGTGCTGGTGTTGGACCCCGTGGACTCGGCCTCGGCCGCCGCCATCGTGACGCGCGCCCGGCAGTCCAAGGTGCCCGTCCTCAGCTACGAGCGCCTCATCCTCAACGCGGACGTGGACTACTACATCTCCTTCGACAACGAGAAGGTGGGCAAGCTCCAGGCCCAGGCGCTGCTCGACAAGCTCAAGGCGGATGGCAAGGGCAGCGGCTCCATCGTCATCATCAACGGCTCGCCCACCGACAACAACGCCAAGCTCTTCAAGGCGGGCGCGCACTCGGTGCTCGACGGCAGCGGCCTGCAGGTGGGTGCCGAGTACGACACCCCGGACTGGAGCCCGGACAAGGCCCAGCAGCAGATGGAGCAGGCCATCACCTCGCTCGGCAAGGACAAGATCGTCGGCGTGTACGCGGCCAACGACGGCACGGCCGGTGGTGCCATCGCCGCGATGAAGGCGGCCGGTGTGTCGCCGCTCCCGCCCGTCACCGGGCAGGACGCCGAGCTGGCCGCCATCCAGCGCATCCTCTCGGGTGAGCAGTTCATGACCGTCTACAAGGCCATCAAGGCGGAGGGGGAGATCGCCGCCGAGGTCGCCGTGGCGCTGGCGCGCGGCAACCCCCTGCCCCCCGGCCGGGTGAACGGCAAGGTGAACAACGGCGCCAAGGACGTGCCCTCCATCCTCCTGCCCGCGCAGGTCGTCACGAAGGACAACGTGAAGAGCACCGTCGTCGCCGACGGGTTCTGGACGACCGCGCAGATCTGCGAGGGCTCCTACGCGAGCGCTTGCGCCTCGGCGCAGCTCACGCCCTGA